One genomic window of Campylobacter fetus subsp. fetus includes the following:
- a CDS encoding YceI family protein codes for MKKPMLIISAAALLANLAFALEIDTNLAKIDITAFKTANKTAVPSTFNDVKFSFPKSSGSVSEILTGATASIDLNSIDTFKNPIRDKNIKEKFFSHLASQNVESKITSVSGDDNVGEVKMSVKFNNVEKEIPMKYEVKDSKLIASGEIDFNSDFNAKDAFEKFSTDKIIAGLHSKKTWPNIIVGFEVPVK; via the coding sequence ATGAAAAAACCTATGTTAATAATTAGTGCGGCTGCGCTTCTTGCAAATTTAGCTTTTGCGCTTGAGATAGATACAAATTTAGCTAAGATTGATATAACTGCATTTAAAACAGCCAATAAAACAGCCGTTCCTTCTACTTTTAACGATGTAAAATTTAGTTTTCCAAAAAGTAGTGGAAGCGTATCTGAGATACTTACTGGAGCTACTGCAAGTATAGATTTAAACAGTATTGATACTTTCAAAAATCCAATAAGAGATAAAAATATAAAAGAGAAATTTTTCTCTCATTTAGCATCTCAAAATGTTGAATCTAAAATCACCTCAGTAAGCGGCGATGATAATGTAGGCGAAGTTAAAATGAGTGTTAAATTTAATAATGTAGAAAAAGAAATTCCTATGAAATACGAGGTTAAAGATTCTAAACTTATAGCATCTGGAGAGATCGATTTTAATAGCGATTTCAACGCAAAAGACGCATTTGAGAAGTTTAGTACCGATAAAATTATAGCCGGTTTGCACTCTAAAAAAACATGGCCAAATATAATCGTAGGATTTGAAGTTCCGGTTAAATAA
- a CDS encoding TSUP family transporter has product MEFELWHYALLFFVACFSGFVDAIAGGGGLITIPILISVGIPEHIALATNKLQSSFGSFTATLNFSLKGYINYKDIWIGVVFTFIGAVLGTICVLVIDPKILSYLIPIFLILIFLYTIFSPKIGEKDRAAKLSPKVFYITFGLMLGFYDGFFGPGAGSFWMFAMVALLGIHMKKAVAHTKALNFTSNIVSLGVFIAGGQILWMLGIIMGFGQIIGAYFGSKMVIKKEVKFIKIVFLVVVACTILKLIYDLFVKQLLT; this is encoded by the coding sequence ATGGAATTCGAACTTTGGCACTATGCGCTACTCTTTTTTGTAGCATGTTTTAGCGGTTTTGTGGATGCCATAGCTGGAGGTGGAGGGCTAATCACTATACCGATTCTCATATCAGTAGGCATCCCAGAACATATAGCTTTAGCTACCAATAAACTCCAATCTAGCTTCGGAAGTTTCACTGCTACTTTAAATTTTAGTTTAAAAGGTTATATAAATTATAAAGATATTTGGATAGGAGTTGTTTTTACTTTTATAGGTGCTGTTTTAGGCACGATTTGCGTATTAGTCATAGATCCGAAAATTCTTAGTTATCTTATACCTATATTTTTGATTTTAATATTTTTATATACTATTTTTAGTCCAAAGATCGGCGAGAAAGATAGAGCTGCAAAGCTAAGCCCTAAGGTTTTTTATATAACTTTTGGCTTGATGCTTGGATTTTATGATGGATTTTTTGGACCCGGAGCCGGATCTTTTTGGATGTTTGCTATGGTTGCGCTGCTTGGAATTCATATGAAAAAAGCAGTCGCTCATACAAAAGCTCTAAATTTTACCTCAAATATAGTATCTTTGGGAGTTTTTATAGCCGGCGGACAGATTCTTTGGATGCTTGGTATAATCATGGGATTTGGTCAAATTATAGGTGCATATTTTGGATCAAAAATGGTTATTAAAAAAGAGGTTAAATTTATAAAAATAGTATTTTTAGTAGTTGTAGCTTGTACTATTTTAAAGCTAATTTATGATCTTTTTGTAAAACAGCTTTTAACTTGA
- a CDS encoding F0F1 ATP synthase subunit A: MKELFLFSDMIMHSHTFNYLFHLILVAIIVLIVAKLATRSMQLVPRGSQNLLEAYLEGIVSMGRDVMGSDELARKYLPLVATIGLIVLTSNVIGIIPGFEAPSSSLNLTLCLALSVFLYYNFEGIRTQGIIKYFAHFMGPNKILAPLMFPIEIVSHLSRIVSLSFRLFGNIKGDDLFLMVVLSLAPWVAPLPAFALLTFMALLQTFIFMILTYVYLAGAVVVSEEH; this comes from the coding sequence ATGAAGGAACTATTTCTCTTTTCAGATATGATTATGCATAGCCATACTTTTAACTATCTTTTTCATCTTATTTTAGTCGCTATTATCGTTCTTATAGTAGCAAAACTTGCTACAAGGTCTATGCAGCTTGTCCCTAGAGGATCGCAAAATCTTTTGGAGGCTTATTTGGAAGGTATAGTATCAATGGGACGCGACGTAATGGGTAGTGATGAATTAGCTAGGAAGTATCTTCCGCTTGTTGCTACAATAGGTCTGATTGTTCTTACTAGTAACGTGATTGGTATTATTCCGGGATTCGAGGCTCCTAGTTCTAGTTTAAATTTAACCTTATGTCTGGCTCTTAGCGTATTTTTGTATTATAATTTTGAAGGTATCAGAACTCAAGGAATTATAAAATATTTTGCTCACTTTATGGGACCAAATAAAATTTTAGCTCCGCTTATGTTTCCTATAGAGATAGTTTCTCATCTTTCACGCATTGTTTCATTGTCATTTCGTCTTTTTGGAAATATCAAGGGCGATGATCTATTTTTAATGGTTGTACTTAGCCTTGCTCCATGGGTGGCTCCGCTTCCTGCATTCGCTCTTCTTACTTTTATGGCACTTCTTCAAACATTTATTTTTATGATTTTAACTTATGTTTATTTAGCAGGCGCTGTTGTTGTTAGTGAGGAGCATTAA
- a CDS encoding thiamine phosphate synthase translates to MLSYAITDPKLYSNLKDSFFKFERLQTADFILFRDKICSDYVKKAEIFMSLKPNFKAKFIIHNDLNLALNLKADGIHFSSNLIANLKNTPQSLIKFASTHNEKEIEDAIKLGADFITFSPIFSTPNKGEPVGIETLKKIVLNSSVKVFGLGGITTKKHIKMVELAKAAGFASIRYFAN, encoded by the coding sequence ATGTTAAGTTACGCAATAACAGATCCTAAATTATATTCAAATTTAAAAGATAGTTTTTTTAAATTTGAAAGACTTCAAACAGCTGATTTTATACTTTTTAGAGATAAAATTTGTAGCGATTATGTTAAAAAAGCTGAAATTTTTATGAGTTTAAAACCGAATTTCAAGGCTAAATTTATAATACACAACGATCTAAATTTAGCATTAAATTTAAAAGCCGACGGTATCCATTTTAGCTCAAATTTGATAGCGAATTTAAAAAATACTCCACAAAGTTTAATTAAATTCGCTAGTACACACAATGAAAAAGAGATAGAAGACGCTATAAAATTAGGCGCTGATTTTATAACTTTTAGCCCCATATTTTCGACCCCAAACAAAGGTGAACCAGTCGGCATAGAGACCCTAAAAAAAATCGTTTTAAATTCATCCGTTAAAGTATTTGGGCTTGGTGGTATAACTACTAAAAAGCATATAAAAATGGTGGAACTAGCAAAAGCCGCCGGATTTGCATCTATCAGATATTTTGCTAATTAA
- the gatB gene encoding Asp-tRNA(Asn)/Glu-tRNA(Gln) amidotransferase subunit GatB: MFETVIGLEVHCQLNTKTKIFCSCSTSFGDEPNTHVCPTCLALPGALPVLNKEAVKKAISFGKAINATVNKKSVFDRKNYFYPDLPKAYQISQFTIPIVEKGELFIKVGGEIKRIGITRAHLEEDAGKNNHETNKSLVDLNRAGTPLLEIVSEPDLRNSDEAVAYLKKLHSILRFLNISDANMQEGSFRCDVNVSIRPKGDEKLYTRVEIKNLNSFKFIQKAIEYEVERQILSWEDGKYDEEVYQETRLFDTNKLVTKSMRSKEDSAEYRYFPDPDLLPVIIPDEMMEEASVLPELPDEKKARYVKDLGIKESDAEVIISSYEMARYFEDLIEAKNSPKLAVTWLCVELLGRLKNGVTIETSPVDSKKLSNLISRIEDGTISQKAAKDVLDYVMEHDEDVSSVIEKLGLKQVSDDSAILAIIDSVLSANSDKVAEFKSGKDKLFGFFVGQVMKEGKGAFNPSKVNDLLKSKL, translated from the coding sequence ATGTTCGAGACCGTTATAGGATTAGAAGTCCATTGTCAGCTAAATACCAAAACAAAGATATTTTGCAGTTGTAGCACTAGTTTTGGCGATGAACCAAACACTCACGTATGCCCGACTTGTCTAGCACTTCCTGGAGCACTTCCGGTGTTAAATAAAGAAGCCGTAAAGAAAGCCATTAGCTTTGGTAAAGCCATAAATGCGACCGTAAATAAAAAAAGTGTCTTTGATAGAAAAAACTATTTTTATCCCGATCTTCCAAAAGCGTATCAAATTTCACAATTTACCATTCCTATCGTTGAAAAAGGTGAGCTTTTCATAAAAGTAGGCGGTGAAATAAAAAGAATAGGCATAACAAGAGCTCATCTTGAAGAAGACGCCGGTAAAAATAATCATGAAACAAACAAAAGTTTAGTAGATCTAAACCGTGCAGGAACTCCGCTTCTTGAGATAGTAAGCGAACCAGATCTTAGAAATAGCGATGAAGCAGTGGCGTATCTCAAAAAACTTCATAGTATACTTAGGTTTTTAAATATCAGCGACGCAAATATGCAAGAAGGCTCATTTCGTTGTGATGTAAATGTCAGCATACGTCCAAAAGGCGATGAAAAACTTTATACTAGAGTCGAGATAAAAAACCTAAATTCGTTTAAATTTATCCAAAAAGCCATAGAATACGAAGTAGAGCGCCAAATACTGTCTTGGGAAGATGGCAAATATGATGAAGAAGTTTATCAAGAAACAAGGCTTTTTGATACAAATAAGCTTGTTACAAAGTCGATGAGAAGTAAAGAAGATAGCGCCGAGTATCGTTATTTCCCAGATCCGGACCTGCTTCCTGTCATAATACCTGATGAGATGATGGAAGAAGCCAGTGTGTTGCCTGAACTTCCAGATGAAAAAAAGGCAAGATATGTAAAAGATCTTGGCATAAAAGAGAGTGATGCCGAAGTCATCATAAGTAGTTATGAGATGGCGAGATATTTTGAAGATCTTATAGAAGCAAAAAACTCACCGAAACTTGCCGTTACTTGGCTTTGTGTGGAGCTTTTAGGGCGTCTTAAAAACGGTGTTACGATAGAAACAAGTCCTGTTGATAGTAAAAAACTTTCAAATTTAATAAGTCGCATAGAAGACGGAACTATCAGTCAAAAAGCCGCAAAAGACGTGCTTGATTATGTTATGGAGCACGATGAAGATGTTAGTAGCGTTATAGAAAAACTCGGTCTTAAACAAGTCAGCGATGATTCGGCGATTTTGGCTATCATTGATAGCGTTTTATCTGCAAATAGCGATAAAGTAGCTGAGTTTAAAAGCGGAAAAGACAAGCTTTTTGGATTTTTCGTAGGTCAAGTTATGAAAGAAGGAAAAGGTGCATTTAACCCAAGCAAGGTAAATGACTTGTTAAAATCAAAACTTTAA
- a CDS encoding NAD(P)H-dependent glycerol-3-phosphate dehydrogenase: MKIAVIGAGKWGQALFFALKQKNNCVISSRTKRDLEDFVNLKDALECEYIVFSIATQSIKEFLNLNFIDKNQKILVASKGIETSSSKFIDEIFCEFTSFENLAFLSGPSFASEVTQKLPCALVISSHNENLAKIWAGAFPNFIKTYISSDVIGSEICGAYKNVIAIASGICDGLMLGNNARASLISRGLVEMSRFGEYFGAKNETFLGLSGAGDLFLTASSVLSRNYRVGLGLAKGMPIHEILKELGEVAEGVPTAYAITRIANEKSIYTPIAAEVCAMLNGKNVKESLKDLLKRK; this comes from the coding sequence ATGAAAATAGCAGTGATAGGAGCCGGTAAGTGGGGACAGGCACTTTTTTTTGCTCTTAAGCAAAAAAATAATTGTGTTATAAGTTCTCGTACAAAAAGAGATTTGGAAGATTTTGTAAATTTAAAAGATGCTTTAGAATGCGAATATATCGTTTTTAGTATAGCTACGCAAAGTATTAAAGAGTTTTTAAATTTAAACTTTATTGATAAAAATCAAAAAATATTAGTTGCTTCAAAAGGTATAGAAACTAGTAGTTCTAAATTTATAGATGAGATATTTTGCGAATTTACCAGTTTTGAAAATTTAGCATTTTTAAGCGGTCCTAGCTTTGCTAGTGAAGTAACACAGAAATTGCCGTGTGCTTTGGTTATCAGTAGTCATAACGAAAATTTGGCAAAAATTTGGGCGGGCGCATTTCCAAATTTTATCAAAACATATATAAGCAGCGACGTTATAGGTAGTGAAATTTGCGGAGCTTATAAAAATGTTATCGCGATCGCAAGTGGAATTTGTGATGGTTTAATGCTTGGGAATAATGCAAGAGCAAGCTTGATATCGCGCGGACTTGTCGAGATGAGCCGTTTTGGCGAGTATTTCGGTGCTAAAAATGAGACATTTTTGGGGCTTAGTGGAGCCGGAGATCTATTTTTAACAGCTTCTAGTGTACTTTCAAGAAATTATAGAGTAGGGCTTGGACTTGCAAAAGGAATGCCTATTCATGAAATTTTAAAAGAGCTTGGAGAGGTTGCAGAGGGCGTACCTACAGCCTATGCTATCACAAGAATCGCAAATGAAAAGTCGATTTATACGCCGATCGCAGCTGAAGTTTGTGCTATGCTAAATGGAAAAAATGTTAAAGAATCACTCAAGGATTTATTAAAAAGAAAATGA
- a CDS encoding glycoside hydrolase family 3 N-terminal domain-containing protein → MKKLIIFFASVYLLFGASNDEAELKKMIGQMIMIGFSHSSANDSWTDQLVLDAGFGRIGGVMLLARNISTKDELIKLTKKLSSSKSKHKLLIAIDEEGGKVSRFINKDGFKHFPSAYEVGSKMNLNKAGIIYKDMADQLKNLGINMNFAPVVDVYNPNSSIIGQKNRAFSKNPDEVIAYSSEFIKSFDKANIKTVLKHFPGHGNAIKDTHKEKTVVDNYDFDELKPYFELIKRGQASFIMVAHVYIPNLDDKNPAVLSKHIVSDILKNRFKFKGAVMSDDLLMKGLGELSIEQKVVRAINAGVDIVLVSEYFLNNSNSIKIINDAILNAVNSGKISKERIKDAYTRILRSKEGL, encoded by the coding sequence ATGAAAAAATTAATTATATTTTTTGCTAGCGTTTATTTGTTGTTTGGTGCTTCAAATGATGAAGCAGAGCTTAAAAAGATGATAGGTCAAATGATTATGATAGGATTTAGCCACTCAAGCGCAAATGATAGTTGGACTGATCAACTTGTACTTGATGCAGGTTTTGGTCGTATAGGCGGAGTTATGCTTCTTGCTAGAAATATCAGCACAAAAGACGAGCTTATCAAACTTACGAAAAAATTATCTTCATCAAAATCAAAACACAAGCTTCTCATTGCTATCGACGAGGAGGGCGGAAAAGTCAGTAGATTTATAAATAAAGACGGCTTTAAGCATTTTCCATCGGCCTACGAAGTCGGTAGCAAGATGAATTTAAATAAAGCCGGTATCATATACAAAGATATGGCAGATCAGTTAAAAAACCTTGGAATCAATATGAACTTTGCTCCCGTCGTCGATGTTTATAATCCAAACTCATCTATAATAGGACAAAAAAATAGAGCATTCAGTAAAAATCCTGATGAAGTTATAGCATATAGTAGCGAGTTTATAAAATCATTTGACAAGGCAAACATAAAAACTGTGCTAAAACATTTTCCTGGCCATGGAAATGCTATCAAAGATACTCATAAAGAAAAAACAGTTGTGGATAACTACGATTTTGATGAATTAAAGCCGTATTTTGAGTTGATAAAACGAGGTCAAGCAAGTTTCATCATGGTAGCTCACGTGTATATACCAAATTTAGATGATAAAAATCCGGCGGTTTTGTCAAAACATATAGTAAGCGATATCTTGAAAAATCGTTTTAAATTTAAAGGTGCAGTTATGAGCGACGATCTTCTTATGAAAGGTCTTGGCGAGCTTAGCATAGAACAAAAAGTCGTAAGAGCGATAAACGCCGGAGTGGATATAGTTTTGGTTAGTGAGTATTTTTTAAATAATTCAAACTCTATAAAAATAATAAATGACGCGATATTAAATGCGGTAAATAGCGGCAAGATAAGCAAAGAGCGTATAAAGGACGCCTATACAAGGATACTTAGATCAAAAGAAGGTTTATGA
- the rarD gene encoding EamA family transporter RarD, translating into MSINDKKGLILGISTFAMWGVFPIFFKFIDSVGAIEILAHRIIWSAIILFILLKFRNKIINVKRLLKIKKVALTLFITGILIASNWGIFIYAVNQNQILATSLGYFINPLFSILLGAIILKEKLSTTLKISILIVFFAICIQIYALGSLPFISLILPLSFALYGLIRKKVSIPTFEGLFIETLLLVPIAIAYISYLGLNSNSKFGFELNGLLLFLSGFVTIIPLLTFNASTKYLKLSTIGFLQYISPSLSLLIAIFVYNETLDSYKLISFILIWISLVIAGISGLWRKNG; encoded by the coding sequence GTGAGCATAAACGATAAAAAGGGGTTGATTTTAGGTATCAGCACCTTTGCGATGTGGGGCGTATTTCCTATATTTTTTAAATTTATAGATTCAGTAGGAGCGATAGAAATATTAGCTCACCGCATAATCTGGTCTGCAATCATACTTTTTATTTTACTTAAATTTAGAAATAAAATCATTAATGTAAAACGACTTCTAAAGATAAAAAAAGTCGCTTTGACTCTATTTATAACCGGAATTTTGATAGCTTCAAATTGGGGAATTTTCATATATGCAGTAAATCAAAATCAAATCTTAGCAACAAGTCTTGGATATTTTATAAATCCTCTTTTTTCCATACTTCTTGGAGCGATAATTTTAAAAGAAAAACTAAGTACAACGTTAAAAATATCTATTTTAATCGTATTTTTTGCTATATGCATTCAAATTTACGCACTTGGAAGCTTGCCTTTTATATCTCTTATATTGCCATTGTCTTTTGCATTATACGGACTTATTCGCAAGAAAGTAAGCATTCCGACTTTTGAAGGGCTTTTTATAGAAACGCTTCTTTTAGTGCCGATAGCTATAGCGTATATTTCATATCTTGGATTAAACTCAAATAGTAAATTTGGATTTGAACTAAATGGATTATTACTATTTTTAAGCGGATTTGTTACCATAATACCTCTATTAACCTTCAACGCATCAACAAAATACCTAAAACTATCTACAATAGGATTTTTGCAGTATATAAGCCCTAGTTTAAGCCTTTTGATTGCTATTTTTGTGTATAATGAGACTCTTGATAGCTACAAGCTTATCAGTTTTATTTTGATCTGGATTAGCTTAGTAATAGCTGGTATCAGTGGATTATGGAGAAAAAATGGGTGA
- a CDS encoding amino acid ABC transporter ATP-binding protein, with translation MLDIKNLNKFIKNNHILKDISFHVDTGDILAIIGPSGSGKTTLLRCLNYLEMPNNGTLSFCDGSLNLDFSEHIDKKDILKLRRKMGMVFQSYNLFPHKTALENVTEGLIVVQKIHRDEAEHIALEIIKKVGLSDKINLYPSSLSGGQQQRVAIARAVALNPDILLLDEPTSALDKELVGEVLNTLKLLAKEKQTMVLVTHELNFAKDVANKIMFLEGGEIITIENPKEFFENQKNPRILRFLGNLSAN, from the coding sequence ATGCTAGACATTAAAAATTTAAATAAATTTATAAAAAATAATCATATCTTAAAAGATATTAGTTTTCATGTAGATACGGGAGATATTTTAGCCATTATAGGACCGAGTGGAAGCGGAAAAACTACTCTTCTTAGGTGTCTTAATTACTTAGAGATGCCTAATAATGGTACTTTAAGCTTTTGCGATGGATCTTTAAATCTTGATTTTAGTGAGCATATCGATAAAAAAGATATATTAAAACTTAGAAGAAAAATGGGTATGGTATTTCAGTCTTATAATCTTTTTCCGCATAAAACAGCTCTTGAAAATGTCACCGAAGGACTCATTGTCGTACAAAAAATACATAGAGACGAAGCTGAGCACATAGCTCTTGAAATTATTAAAAAAGTTGGACTTAGCGATAAAATAAATTTATACCCAAGCTCACTAAGCGGAGGTCAACAACAAAGAGTAGCTATAGCAAGAGCAGTCGCCTTAAATCCGGATATTTTGCTTCTTGATGAACCGACCAGCGCACTAGATAAAGAGCTTGTTGGAGAGGTATTAAATACTTTAAAACTGCTTGCAAAAGAGAAACAAACCATGGTATTAGTAACTCATGAACTAAACTTTGCAAAAGATGTAGCAAATAAAATAATGTTTCTAGAAGGCGGTGAAATAATCACTATAGAAAATCCAAAAGAGTTCTTTGAGAATCAAAAAAATCCTAGGATACTTAGGTTTTTAGGAAATCTAAGCGCTAATTAA
- a CDS encoding amino acid ABC transporter permease — protein sequence MNSYIESFLPMIRGAVQYTIPLSLISFILGISIGIMVALIRIDSSKNLLTTILKYICAFYISIIRGTPLLVQLFIIFYGLPNIGITLNPFISSIIAFSLNIGAYSSETIRASILAVPKGQWEAGWSIGMNNFDTFTKIIAPQAFKIALPTLSNTFISLVKDSSLASVVLVAELFREAQTIASQNYEFLLTYSEAALIYWVICIFLGYLQTKLEIKFSKHL from the coding sequence GTGAATAGTTATATAGAATCATTCTTACCTATGATAAGAGGAGCGGTGCAATACACCATTCCTCTTAGCCTAATATCCTTTATCTTAGGTATTAGCATCGGTATCATGGTAGCCCTTATAAGAATCGATTCAAGTAAAAATTTACTCACAACTATTTTAAAATATATCTGTGCATTTTATATATCAATAATAAGAGGAACTCCTCTTCTCGTACAACTTTTCATCATATTTTATGGACTACCGAATATAGGTATAACTTTAAATCCGTTTATAAGCTCAATTATAGCTTTTAGCTTAAATATTGGTGCATACTCTAGTGAAACTATAAGAGCTAGCATTTTAGCAGTTCCAAAAGGACAGTGGGAAGCTGGTTGGAGCATAGGTATGAACAACTTTGATACATTTACAAAAATAATAGCTCCGCAAGCATTTAAAATAGCTTTGCCAACACTCTCAAATACATTTATTAGCCTTGTAAAAGACAGCTCTTTAGCATCAGTAGTGCTCGTAGCTGAGTTATTTAGAGAGGCTCAAACTATAGCTTCTCAAAATTATGAGTTTTTACTTACTTATTCAGAAGCCGCATTAATATATTGGGTCATATGCATATTTTTAGGCTATTTACAAACAAAACTTGAGATTAAATTCAGCAAACATTTATAG
- a CDS encoding transporter substrate-binding domain-containing protein, whose translation MKKILSLMFAALIFIGCSSANSDKNDAPVLRIGTEGTYSPFTYHDNSGKLVGYDVEVIEEAAKRAGFKPEFYETNWDAIFSGLNSNRFDMIANQISDNNPKRAELYTLSNPYIVTSAAIAVRANNDTIKSLKDINGTKIAQAIGSAYYDTAVANGANIVLVDNLAPAIKAVSQGRADGTMNDKLAILNYLKTTNDANVKIAFTTGEGTKSVFLFKKELTDARDKINIALDTMKKDGTLKKISEKYFGIDVSE comes from the coding sequence ATGAAAAAAATACTTAGCCTTATGTTCGCGGCATTGATTTTTATAGGTTGCAGCAGTGCAAATAGCGATAAAAACGATGCACCGGTATTAAGGATAGGCACAGAAGGAACATATAGTCCATTTACTTATCACGATAACAGTGGTAAACTAGTAGGATATGATGTAGAAGTTATAGAAGAAGCAGCTAAAAGAGCCGGATTTAAACCGGAATTTTATGAAACCAACTGGGATGCTATATTTTCTGGACTGAATTCAAATCGTTTCGATATGATAGCAAATCAAATAAGCGATAACAATCCAAAAAGAGCTGAACTTTATACTCTTAGCAATCCTTATATAGTGACATCTGCGGCAATAGCAGTAAGAGCGAATAACGATACTATAAAAAGCTTAAAAGATATAAACGGTACTAAAATAGCGCAAGCCATAGGTAGCGCATACTATGATACAGCAGTTGCCAATGGAGCAAATATCGTTTTAGTAGATAATCTTGCACCTGCCATAAAAGCTGTTAGTCAAGGTAGAGCAGATGGCACTATGAACGATAAACTTGCTATCTTAAACTACTTAAAAACCACAAACGATGCAAATGTAAAAATAGCATTTACCACAGGTGAAGGAACTAAAAGCGTGTTTTTATTTAAAAAAGAGTTAACAGATGCTAGAGACAAAATAAATATTGCTCTTGATACAATGAAAAAAGACGGAACTCTCAAAAAAATATCTGAAAAATATTTTGGGATTGACGTAAGTGAATAG
- the pgsA gene encoding CDP-diacylglycerol--glycerol-3-phosphate 3-phosphatidyltransferase produces the protein MSLNLPNSLALLRIILAPLLFFLLLQIETQSNFVYISWLNYFCALIFVIASITDFFDGYIARNWNQKTKLGAILDPLADKMLILAAFLGLMMVDRASPWAVYLILVREFFITGFRVVMATENIDISASLAGKIKTIFQMIAIGFITMQWWGGAILLWVAVALTLYSGYEYIYAYTKHIKRI, from the coding sequence ATGAGTCTTAACCTTCCAAATTCTCTAGCACTACTTAGAATTATTCTTGCACCGTTACTATTTTTTTTGCTATTGCAAATAGAAACTCAAAGTAATTTTGTGTACATAAGCTGGTTAAATTATTTTTGTGCTCTTATCTTTGTTATAGCAAGTATTACTGATTTTTTTGATGGGTATATCGCTAGAAATTGGAATCAAAAAACAAAATTAGGAGCAATACTAGATCCTTTAGCAGATAAAATGCTTATTTTAGCTGCTTTTTTAGGCCTTATGATGGTAGATAGAGCAAGTCCTTGGGCTGTATATCTTATACTTGTTAGAGAGTTTTTTATAACAGGATTTCGGGTAGTAATGGCAACCGAAAACATCGATATAAGTGCATCTCTAGCAGGTAAAATAAAAACGATATTTCAGATGATAGCTATAGGATTTATAACTATGCAGTGGTGGGGTGGGGCAATTTTATTGTGGGTTGCTGTGGCTCTTACTTTATACTCTGGATATGAATATATCTATGCGTATACAAAGCATATTAAAAGAATATAG
- a CDS encoding enoyl-ACP reductase yields the protein MSCYNDEFKGKTLVISGGTRGIGRAIVLEFAKAGANIAFTYNSNKEMAEKQACELEKEFNIKSRAYALNILEPETYKELFLQIDEDFDRVDFFISNAIISGRAVAGGYTKFMKLKPRGINNIFTATVNAFVCGTQEAAKRMEKVGSGSVISLSSTGNLVYIEHYSGHGTAKAAVEAMARYAATELGDKNIRVNVVSGGPIETDALRAFTNYEEVRDATAALSPLGRMGQPTDLAGACLFLCSSKASWVTGHTFIIDGGTTFK from the coding sequence ATGAGTTGTTATAATGATGAGTTTAAAGGCAAAACATTAGTAATAAGCGGTGGAACTAGAGGAATCGGTAGAGCTATTGTTTTAGAGTTTGCAAAAGCCGGAGCAAATATAGCATTTACGTATAATTCAAATAAAGAAATGGCTGAAAAACAAGCATGTGAGCTAGAAAAAGAGTTCAATATAAAAAGCAGAGCATATGCGTTAAATATATTAGAGCCTGAAACATATAAAGAGCTATTTTTACAAATAGACGAGGATTTCGATAGAGTTGATTTTTTCATATCAAACGCTATAATCTCAGGTAGAGCAGTAGCTGGTGGATATACTAAATTTATGAAATTAAAACCTCGCGGTATAAACAATATATTCACCGCAACCGTTAATGCTTTTGTCTGCGGAACGCAAGAAGCGGCAAAAAGGATGGAAAAAGTCGGCAGCGGAAGCGTTATAAGCCTTAGCTCAACTGGAAATTTGGTTTATATAGAACACTACAGCGGTCATGGAACCGCAAAAGCAGCGGTAGAAGCTATGGCAAGATACGCAGCGACAGAACTTGGAGATAAAAATATCCGCGTAAACGTAGTAAGCGGCGGTCCTATAGAAACTGACGCTTTAAGAGCTTTTACAAATTATGAAGAAGTTAGAGACGCCACGGCCGCATTAAGTCCGCTTGGTAGAATGGGTCAACCGACAGATCTTGCTGGAGCATGTCTATTTCTATGTAGCTCAAAAGCTAGTTGGGTGACAGGGCATACCTTTATAATAGATGGCGGTACAACTTTTAAATGA